One Pectobacterium colocasium DNA segment encodes these proteins:
- a CDS encoding DUF4917 family protein has protein sequence MPYEIRRWEDIAGDFERGTVLVGNGASIAVDRGFGYEALLQEARQRSLLTAQVEDLFRSFTTNDFELALRLVWHATKVNSALQIPDDLTRQVYQDIRRALIDTVRAVHPVHADVAERLPSMYRFLKQFSTVLSLNYDLLVYWTMTYGLDLPDQHQFKDCFLNGNFDDDWKRFRRSIREQTNTLVFYPHGNLALRRDVLDREGKIHDQGDGLLGAILSAWNTGNYIPLFVSEGTSAQKLSAIQNSYYLSTVYREVIPSLEGTLTIFGWGMGEQETHLLQRLAQANVTQIACSVHQGNQQFCETAFRILRDRLGEIDVVFFDSASAGWAIGA, from the coding sequence ATGCCATACGAAATTCGTAGATGGGAAGATATTGCCGGGGACTTCGAGCGGGGCACCGTTCTGGTCGGTAACGGCGCAAGTATCGCGGTTGATAGAGGTTTCGGGTATGAGGCGCTTCTTCAAGAGGCGCGCCAACGGAGCTTGCTAACTGCTCAAGTAGAAGATCTTTTTAGGTCATTCACTACGAACGACTTTGAGTTGGCTCTGCGGCTCGTTTGGCATGCAACCAAGGTCAATTCTGCGCTCCAGATCCCAGACGACCTCACCCGTCAGGTTTACCAGGACATTCGCCGAGCGCTCATTGATACAGTGCGTGCGGTGCATCCTGTGCACGCCGATGTGGCTGAACGCCTTCCTAGCATGTATCGCTTCCTGAAGCAGTTCAGCACGGTTCTGTCGTTGAATTACGACCTGCTTGTGTACTGGACGATGACCTACGGGCTAGACCTGCCGGACCAGCACCAGTTCAAAGACTGCTTCTTGAATGGAAACTTTGATGACGATTGGAAGCGCTTCAGGAGGAGCATTCGGGAACAGACCAATACGCTGGTTTTTTACCCCCACGGCAATCTGGCTCTGCGTCGAGATGTGTTGGACAGAGAAGGCAAAATTCACGACCAGGGCGATGGGCTTCTCGGGGCTATCCTGAGTGCTTGGAACACTGGCAATTACATCCCCCTGTTTGTGAGCGAAGGCACGTCAGCGCAGAAATTATCGGCGATCCAGAACAGCTACTACCTATCCACTGTGTATCGGGAAGTTATCCCCTCGCTGGAGGGAACCCTTACCATCTTCGGCTGGGGAATGGGTGAGCAGGAAACGCACTTACTTCAACGGCTTGCGCAAGCAAATGTGACTCAGATTGCGTGTTCGGTACACCAGGGTAATCAGCAGTTCTGTGAAACCGCGTTTCGGATCCTCAGAGATCGCCTGGGCGAGATAGACGTTGTGTTTTTTGACAGTGCGAGCGCTGGGTGGGCAATTGGCGCTTAG